In a single window of the Frondihabitans peucedani genome:
- a CDS encoding PRC and DUF2382 domain-containing protein produces the protein MIDSSSSNDLVGADVYGSDDSKIGTVGQVYVDGETQAPTWVTVRTGLFGSSESFAPLTDATFEGGALRVAHDKAVVKDAPRIADDGELSVEEEQSLFAYYGNGDAVTAPQESPLYDQDADRGTDARRSEGHDTSGPTTDDAMTRSEERLHVGTEQVEAGRARLRKHIVTEQVTRTVPVSHDEVTLTREPITDANAADALSGPELSEEEHEVVLTEERVVTAKETVPVERVSLGTEAVTEQRTVEADVSHEEIDLDDASTRTGTAHDGTAPDGAVADRD, from the coding sequence ATGATCGACAGCAGCAGCAGCAACGACCTCGTCGGCGCCGACGTCTACGGCAGCGACGACTCCAAGATCGGCACGGTGGGTCAGGTCTACGTGGACGGCGAGACGCAGGCCCCCACCTGGGTCACGGTCCGCACGGGCCTCTTCGGCTCGTCGGAGTCGTTCGCACCTCTCACCGACGCGACCTTCGAGGGCGGCGCCCTCCGCGTCGCCCACGACAAGGCCGTCGTCAAGGACGCCCCGCGCATCGCCGACGACGGCGAGCTCAGCGTCGAGGAGGAGCAGTCGCTCTTCGCCTACTACGGGAACGGCGACGCCGTGACCGCTCCGCAGGAGTCGCCCCTGTACGACCAGGATGCGGACCGCGGCACGGATGCGCGCCGCTCGGAGGGCCACGACACGTCGGGTCCGACGACCGACGACGCCATGACGCGCTCCGAGGAGCGGCTGCACGTGGGCACCGAGCAGGTGGAGGCCGGCCGAGCCCGCCTCCGCAAGCACATCGTCACCGAGCAGGTCACCAGGACAGTCCCGGTCAGCCACGACGAGGTCACCCTCACCCGCGAGCCGATCACCGACGCGAACGCCGCCGACGCCCTTTCCGGCCCCGAGCTCAGCGAAGAGGAGCACGAGGTCGTCCTCACCGAGGAGCGCGTCGTCACCGCCAAGGAGACCGTCCCGGTCGAGCGCGTCAGCCTCGGCACCGAGGCCGTCACCGAGCAGCGGACGGTCGAGGCCGACGTGTCGCACGAGGAGATCGACCTCGACGACGCGTCCACCCGCACCGGCACCGCTCACGACGGCACCGCTCCCGACGGGGCCGTCGCCGACCGCGACTAG
- a CDS encoding TetR/AcrR family transcriptional regulator C-terminal domain-containing protein — MAEHDSPRRGGPAPARLSRDLIVGTALEQIDRSGPQGLSMRSLAQELGVEAMSLYRYVHGKEDLLEGVVASLMSDLTSHLQEAEGEHWQVFLQTVAHSVRQIATDHPKAFPLVATRHPAAPWLRPPLRSVEVVNTFLTALTRGGFSDTLAVNAYRAFSSFLLGQLLLQSVVRGAEAGPAEEPLDEGGAVIPEGDGSMSLDSAPEVRRLRALLSEDRSDEEFEISLEALLDRISRDVSQ; from the coding sequence GTGGCAGAGCACGATTCACCGAGGCGGGGCGGGCCTGCACCGGCACGGCTGAGCCGCGATCTCATCGTCGGCACGGCCTTGGAGCAGATCGACCGGTCGGGTCCGCAGGGTCTGTCCATGCGGTCTCTCGCTCAGGAGCTCGGGGTCGAGGCGATGTCGCTCTACCGGTACGTCCACGGCAAGGAGGACCTGCTCGAGGGTGTCGTCGCCTCTCTGATGAGCGATCTGACCTCGCACCTCCAAGAGGCCGAGGGGGAGCACTGGCAGGTGTTCCTGCAGACCGTGGCTCACTCCGTGCGGCAGATCGCGACGGATCACCCGAAGGCGTTCCCGCTCGTGGCGACGCGTCATCCTGCGGCTCCCTGGCTTCGCCCTCCGCTCCGGAGCGTCGAGGTGGTGAACACGTTCCTGACCGCGCTGACCCGGGGCGGCTTCTCCGACACTCTGGCCGTGAACGCCTACCGGGCCTTCAGCAGCTTCCTGCTCGGTCAGCTCCTGCTGCAGTCGGTCGTCCGAGGCGCCGAAGCCGGTCCGGCGGAAGAGCCCCTCGACGAGGGCGGGGCTGTGATCCCGGAGGGGGACGGCAGCATGTCGCTCGACAGCGCCCCCGAGGTGCGCCGCCTCCGCGCTCTCCTGAGCGAGGACCGGAGCGACGAGGAGTTCGAGATCTCGCTCGAGGCGCTCCTCGACCGCATCTCGCGCGACGTCTCGCAGTGA
- a CDS encoding ROK family transcriptional regulator: protein MSERLRSPGSQASLREANRGRVVDAVKKHGGLTQVELAGATGLSAATVSNIVKELVATGALHATPSTYSGRRALRVTLPHDLGVVVGIHVSPRHLHVALSDLNGVELVERHMPLARDHRADNELDKIALLIMDLVESIDSGLDEVLAVGLAVAAPINRATGMTARAGILRGWDGIAIAESLEKRIRRPVTVDNSANLAALAEYRAGAARGRATSITIDAGDGIGAGLVLDGRLFRGFHGVAGEFGHVPIMSAGPTCRCGNRGCLEAVAGAPAVLESIREAVGPLKLVDLILRAMSGDAACVRAIGDAGHTIGTAAAGLCNVLDPERIVVTGEFARAGELLLGPLRRALESRLLVEPDGTPEVVQGQLGAKAAVTGAVSLAIESVDLRQTT, encoded by the coding sequence GTGAGCGAGCGACTACGGAGTCCAGGCAGCCAGGCTTCACTGCGTGAAGCCAACCGCGGCCGGGTCGTCGACGCCGTCAAGAAGCACGGCGGCCTCACTCAGGTCGAACTGGCCGGCGCGACGGGCCTCTCTGCCGCGACCGTGTCGAACATCGTCAAGGAGCTCGTGGCCACCGGCGCCCTTCACGCCACCCCGAGCACCTACAGCGGCAGGCGGGCCCTGCGGGTCACCCTGCCGCACGATCTCGGCGTCGTCGTCGGCATCCACGTCTCGCCGCGCCACCTGCACGTCGCCCTGTCCGACCTCAACGGCGTCGAGCTGGTCGAGCGCCACATGCCCCTCGCCCGCGACCACCGCGCCGACAACGAGCTGGACAAGATCGCCCTCCTGATCATGGACCTGGTGGAGTCGATCGACTCCGGGCTCGACGAGGTGCTCGCGGTCGGACTGGCCGTCGCGGCGCCCATCAACCGGGCGACCGGGATGACGGCGCGGGCGGGGATCCTGCGCGGCTGGGACGGCATCGCGATCGCGGAGTCGCTCGAGAAGCGCATCCGGAGGCCGGTGACGGTCGACAACTCCGCCAACCTCGCCGCGCTCGCCGAGTACCGCGCCGGTGCCGCACGGGGCAGGGCCACGTCCATCACGATCGACGCGGGTGACGGGATCGGTGCGGGTCTCGTGCTCGACGGGCGCCTCTTCCGCGGGTTCCACGGCGTCGCGGGAGAGTTCGGGCACGTCCCGATCATGAGCGCGGGACCGACCTGCCGGTGCGGGAACCGGGGCTGCCTCGAGGCGGTCGCAGGGGCGCCGGCGGTGCTGGAGTCGATCCGCGAAGCCGTCGGGCCGCTCAAGCTCGTCGACCTGATCCTGCGTGCCATGTCGGGCGACGCCGCCTGCGTCCGCGCCATCGGCGACGCCGGCCACACCATCGGCACCGCTGCGGCGGGGCTCTGCAACGTCCTCGACCCGGAGCGGATCGTCGTGACCGGCGAGTTCGCGCGAGCCGGCGAGCTGCTGCTGGGGCCGCTCCGGAGGGCGCTCGAGTCGCGGCTGCTCGTCGAACCGGACGGAACGCCGGAGGTCGTGCAGGGCCAGCTCGGCGCGAAAGCAGCCGTCACCGGGGCCGTCTCGCTGGCCATCGAATCTGTCGATCTGCGCCAGACGACCTGA
- a CDS encoding sugar ABC transporter substrate-binding protein, translated as MKTATKRAIVGAAALLLSVATLTGCSNGAGAGSSGGGDNASSAKSAKIGLLLPDSVTARYASADRPLFTAAIKKQCSGCSVVYANADGDASKQLQQAQSMLTQGVKVLVLDPFDGEAAASIVQQAKQKNVPVISYDRLINSPDLSYYISFDNEKVGELQGQALVDALKAKNVAAGSGIIMVNGSPTDNNASQFKAGAHKVIDASGYKVLAEYDTPGWDPAKAQDWAAGQISKLGADKITGVYAANDDTGGGVIAALKSAGVKSLPPVTGQDASLAGIQRILAGEQYMTVYKAFKPEAEKAADLAIELAQGKKPSADTTVKTAGGASIQSVLLDPVAVTTKNINDTVIKDGLYTASQVCTTQYADACSTNGIK; from the coding sequence ATGAAGACAGCCACCAAGAGAGCGATCGTCGGTGCCGCGGCACTGCTGCTCTCCGTCGCGACCCTGACGGGTTGCTCGAACGGAGCCGGAGCCGGCTCCTCGGGCGGAGGCGACAACGCCTCGTCGGCCAAGAGCGCCAAGATCGGCCTCCTCCTCCCCGACTCGGTCACGGCCCGCTACGCCAGCGCCGACCGCCCGCTCTTCACCGCCGCCATCAAGAAGCAGTGCAGCGGCTGCTCCGTCGTCTACGCGAACGCCGACGGCGACGCCTCGAAGCAGCTCCAGCAGGCGCAGTCGATGCTCACCCAGGGCGTCAAGGTGCTCGTTCTCGACCCGTTCGACGGCGAGGCTGCCGCATCGATCGTCCAGCAGGCCAAGCAGAAGAACGTGCCGGTCATCTCGTACGACCGCCTGATCAACAGCCCCGACCTCAGCTACTACATCTCGTTCGACAACGAGAAGGTGGGCGAGCTCCAGGGCCAGGCCCTCGTCGACGCGCTGAAGGCGAAGAACGTCGCCGCCGGCTCCGGGATCATCATGGTCAACGGCTCGCCGACCGACAACAACGCCTCGCAGTTCAAGGCGGGCGCGCACAAGGTCATCGACGCCAGCGGCTACAAGGTGCTGGCCGAGTACGACACACCCGGCTGGGACCCGGCCAAGGCTCAGGACTGGGCCGCGGGCCAGATCTCGAAGCTCGGCGCCGACAAGATCACCGGCGTCTACGCGGCGAACGACGACACCGGCGGCGGCGTCATCGCGGCCCTGAAGTCGGCCGGCGTCAAGAGCCTGCCCCCGGTCACCGGACAGGACGCGTCCCTCGCCGGGATCCAGCGGATCCTCGCCGGCGAGCAGTACATGACGGTCTACAAGGCCTTCAAGCCGGAGGCCGAGAAGGCCGCCGACCTGGCGATCGAGCTGGCCCAGGGCAAGAAGCCCTCCGCCGACACGACCGTGAAGACCGCGGGCGGCGCGAGCATCCAGTCGGTGCTCCTCGACCCGGTCGCCGTGACCACGAAGAACATCAACGACACGGTGATCAAGGACGGCCTCTACACCGCCTCGCAGGTCTGCACCACGCAGTACGCGGACGCCTGCAGCACCAACGGCATCAAGTAA
- a CDS encoding ATP-binding cassette domain-containing protein: protein MSLRGISKRFGAVQALTDIDFDVFPGEIVAIVGDNGAGKSTFVKILAGVYTPDQGTITFNGESVTVPNPAAAQALGIATVFQDLALADNLDVVANLFLGREITHGVLDEEEMERRSWELLQQLAARIPSVRIPIASLSGGQRQTVAIARSLIGEPQVVILDEPTAALGVAQTAEVLNLVERLRERGHGVILISHNLADVQAVADRVAVLRLGRNNGTFRIQDVTYEEIIASITGATENAVTRRAAARTDQEATL from the coding sequence ATGTCCCTCCGAGGGATCAGCAAGCGGTTCGGCGCCGTCCAGGCGCTCACCGACATCGACTTCGACGTGTTCCCCGGCGAGATCGTCGCGATCGTCGGCGACAACGGCGCCGGCAAGTCGACCTTCGTCAAGATCCTGGCCGGCGTCTACACGCCCGACCAGGGCACCATCACCTTCAACGGCGAGAGCGTCACCGTGCCGAACCCGGCGGCCGCCCAGGCCCTCGGCATCGCCACGGTGTTCCAGGATCTCGCCCTCGCCGACAACCTCGACGTCGTCGCGAACCTCTTCCTCGGCCGCGAGATCACGCACGGCGTGCTCGACGAGGAGGAGATGGAGCGCCGCTCGTGGGAGCTCCTCCAGCAGCTCGCCGCCCGCATCCCCTCGGTCAGGATCCCGATCGCGTCGCTCTCCGGCGGACAGCGCCAGACCGTCGCCATCGCGAGGTCGCTGATCGGCGAGCCCCAGGTCGTCATCCTGGACGAGCCGACCGCCGCGCTCGGCGTCGCGCAGACCGCCGAGGTGCTGAACCTCGTGGAGCGCCTCCGCGAACGCGGCCACGGCGTCATCCTGATCAGCCACAACCTGGCCGACGTCCAGGCGGTCGCCGACCGCGTCGCGGTCCTGCGCCTCGGCAGGAACAACGGCACGTTCAGGATCCAGGACGTCACCTACGAAGAGATCATCGCCTCCATCACCGGAGCCACCGAGAACGCCGTGACCCGCCGCGCGGCCGCGCGCACCGACCAGGAGGCCACCCTATGA
- a CDS encoding sugar ABC transporter permease: protein MSNVDETLTAATPTPSAADLQDERLLRDQGLGGASRAFVRRVRGGDIGSLPVIVGLVVIWAVFQILSPDFLSPGNLVNLALQCAAVGTIAIGIVLVLLLGEIDLSVGSVSGLAAAILGQGLTTLAWPLWLVIVVSLLVGGAVGLLYGLLFTRFGVPSFVITLAGLLGFLGLQLLILGPNGSINLPYTSPIVQFASASYLPPWLAYVLAAVAAGGLLFSDLRRASRRRRAGLSTGPLSLTIIKAAAMLVGLSIIVWYLSQDFGTGTSFVFFIALVVLMNFVLKRTRWGRSVFAVGGNVEAARRSGIRVNRIYISVFMLTSVFATVGGLLAAARLNSASLSSGAGDTNLNAIAAAVIGGTSLFGGRGSAWSALLGIVVIQSISNGLTLLSLDSSIRYMITGAVLLLAVIIDSLSRRSRAAHGAA, encoded by the coding sequence ATGAGCAACGTCGACGAGACCCTCACCGCCGCGACGCCCACCCCGTCGGCCGCGGACCTGCAGGACGAGCGCCTGCTCCGCGACCAGGGCCTCGGCGGAGCGAGCCGCGCGTTCGTCCGCCGTGTCCGCGGAGGCGACATCGGGTCGCTCCCCGTCATCGTCGGGCTCGTGGTGATCTGGGCGGTGTTCCAGATCCTGTCGCCGGACTTCCTGTCGCCCGGGAACCTCGTGAACCTCGCGCTCCAGTGCGCGGCCGTCGGCACGATCGCCATCGGCATCGTCCTGGTGCTCCTCCTCGGCGAGATCGACCTGTCGGTCGGAAGCGTCAGCGGCCTCGCCGCGGCGATCCTCGGCCAGGGGCTCACCACGCTCGCCTGGCCGCTGTGGCTCGTGATCGTCGTCTCGCTCCTCGTCGGCGGGGCCGTCGGCCTCCTCTACGGGCTGCTGTTCACCCGCTTCGGCGTGCCGAGCTTCGTGATCACGCTCGCCGGACTCCTCGGGTTCCTCGGCCTGCAGCTCCTGATCCTCGGCCCGAACGGCTCGATCAACCTGCCCTACACGTCGCCGATCGTGCAGTTCGCCTCGGCGTCGTACCTGCCGCCGTGGCTCGCCTACGTGCTCGCAGCCGTCGCCGCCGGAGGGCTCCTCTTCTCCGACCTGCGTCGCGCCTCGCGCCGTCGCCGCGCGGGCCTGTCGACCGGACCGCTGTCGCTGACGATCATCAAGGCCGCCGCCATGCTCGTCGGTCTCTCGATCATCGTCTGGTACCTGTCACAGGACTTCGGGACCGGCACCTCGTTCGTCTTCTTCATCGCCCTCGTGGTGCTGATGAACTTCGTCCTGAAGCGCACCCGCTGGGGCCGCTCGGTCTTCGCCGTCGGCGGCAACGTCGAGGCGGCCCGACGCTCGGGCATCCGGGTCAACCGCATCTACATCTCGGTATTCATGCTGACCTCGGTCTTCGCGACCGTCGGCGGCCTCCTCGCCGCGGCGCGACTGAACTCGGCGAGCCTCTCGTCGGGCGCGGGCGACACCAACCTGAACGCGATCGCGGCCGCGGTCATCGGCGGGACGAGCCTCTTCGGCGGACGCGGCAGCGCGTGGTCGGCGCTCCTCGGCATCGTCGTCATCCAGTCGATCTCGAACGGGCTGACGCTCTTGAGCCTCGACTCGTCGATCCGCTACATGATCACCGGCGCGGTGCTGCTGCTCGCCGTGATCATCGACTCGCTGTCGCGGCGGAGTCGGGCGGCGCACGGGGCGGCGTGA
- a CDS encoding YihY/virulence factor BrkB family protein, whose translation MAGNPLDRFFGWFFGLFIVRVFLGFGGKNGYVLSAGLAYQALFALFAALWSAFSIAGIALAGSPPLRESLFGVINASVPGLIRTDADSTGAIDATKLLHAGIFGFTGAVSIAVLVFTAIGFLGSARGAVRTIFDVAPVAENFYLRKAKDLLLGLLFGVAVLLSSILSLISTSSVRFVLGLVGIDSSAIASVILLRAVGLLVVFAFDTLVMMGLFKVLSGLFIPRRLLVIGCLIGAAALGVLKAIGGLLLGHTTNNPLLASFAVIVGLLIFLNLICQVLLLTSSFISLRMSDEGVLADPVAERERLERLARLEAERQEELRRQALEERPIWVRAAASLRERLPRVSWPPWGRRGSREQEQAQAQDQEPAQDRDGDASE comes from the coding sequence ATGGCAGGAAACCCGCTGGACCGCTTCTTCGGCTGGTTCTTCGGGCTGTTCATCGTGCGGGTGTTCCTCGGGTTCGGCGGCAAGAACGGCTACGTGCTCTCGGCCGGCCTCGCCTACCAGGCGCTCTTCGCGCTGTTCGCCGCCCTGTGGTCGGCGTTCTCGATCGCGGGGATCGCCCTGGCCGGCAGCCCGCCCCTCCGGGAGTCGCTCTTCGGCGTGATCAACGCGTCGGTGCCGGGGCTCATCCGGACCGACGCCGACTCCACCGGCGCCATCGACGCCACGAAGCTGCTCCACGCCGGGATCTTCGGGTTCACCGGCGCCGTATCGATCGCGGTGCTGGTGTTCACGGCGATCGGGTTCCTGGGGTCGGCGCGCGGCGCGGTCCGGACCATCTTCGACGTGGCGCCTGTGGCGGAGAACTTCTACCTGCGGAAGGCCAAGGACCTCCTCCTCGGGCTGCTGTTCGGCGTGGCCGTGCTGCTCTCGAGCATCCTGAGCCTCATCAGCACGTCGTCGGTGCGGTTCGTCCTCGGGCTGGTCGGCATCGACTCGTCGGCGATCGCGTCGGTGATCCTGCTGCGGGCCGTCGGGCTCCTGGTCGTCTTCGCCTTCGACACGCTGGTGATGATGGGCCTGTTCAAGGTGCTCTCGGGGCTGTTCATCCCGAGGAGGCTCCTCGTGATCGGCTGCCTGATCGGCGCCGCCGCCCTCGGTGTGCTGAAGGCGATCGGCGGGCTCCTCCTCGGACACACGACGAACAACCCGCTCCTGGCTTCGTTCGCCGTGATCGTCGGACTCCTGATCTTCCTGAACCTCATCTGCCAGGTGCTGCTGCTGACGTCGTCGTTCATCTCGCTGCGGATGAGCGACGAGGGAGTGCTGGCCGACCCCGTCGCGGAGCGGGAGCGGCTGGAGCGCCTCGCGCGGCTCGAGGCCGAACGGCAGGAGGAGCTCCGCCGGCAGGCCCTCGAGGAGCGGCCGATCTGGGTGCGGGCGGCGGCGTCGCTGCGGGAGCGGCTGCCGCGGGTGTCGTGGCCGCCGTGGGGGCGGCGCGGGTCGCGGGAGCAGGAGCAGGCGCAGGCCCAGGATCAGGAACCGGCGCAGGATCGCGACGGCGACGCGTCGGAGTAG
- a CDS encoding APC family permease, translating into MASTTAPAPSPESGAPAEQGELKRAIGPKLLLLFIIGDILGTGVYALTGQVAAEVGGAAWLPFLIAFGVALVTAFSYLELVTKYPQTAGAALYVHKAFGIHFVTFLVTFIVMCSGITSASTAARAFAANLAAGIDVELGNATIMLIAMGFLLLVMAVNFRGVSESVKANVVLTLVELSGLVMVILIGFWAIAGGNADFSRVVVFETPGDKALLLSISTATSLAFFAMVGFEDSVNMAEETKDPSRIFPRVMLTGLGITAVIYVLVSLCAVAVVPIGRLADNETPLVTVVETAAPGFPIGSLLPFISMFAVANSALINMMMASRLLYGMSKQGVLPGFLSKVHARNRTPWASILFTTGLSLLLIGYVSLSPESPIVAVLGGTTSLLLLAVFAVVNLVVLRLRPDRVEHRHFRAGRVLPVVGIVACLWLVLPWSSGRGIEQYGIAGALLAIGVVLWAVTFVVRRSSGHGSPAEEVPAELDHGR; encoded by the coding sequence ATGGCATCGACGACCGCACCCGCGCCCAGCCCCGAGAGCGGCGCACCGGCTGAGCAGGGCGAGCTGAAGAGGGCCATCGGGCCGAAGCTGCTCCTGCTGTTCATCATCGGCGACATCCTCGGGACCGGCGTCTACGCCCTCACCGGGCAGGTCGCCGCCGAGGTCGGCGGGGCCGCGTGGCTGCCGTTCCTGATCGCCTTCGGCGTGGCCCTCGTGACCGCCTTCTCCTACCTCGAGCTCGTGACGAAGTACCCGCAGACCGCGGGCGCCGCCCTCTACGTCCACAAGGCGTTCGGCATCCACTTCGTGACGTTCCTGGTGACCTTCATCGTGATGTGCTCCGGGATCACCTCCGCCTCGACCGCCGCCCGCGCTTTCGCCGCCAACCTCGCCGCGGGCATCGACGTCGAGCTCGGCAACGCGACGATCATGCTCATCGCGATGGGCTTCCTGCTGCTCGTGATGGCCGTCAACTTCCGAGGGGTGAGCGAGAGCGTCAAGGCCAACGTCGTGCTGACGCTCGTCGAGCTCTCCGGCCTCGTGATGGTGATCCTGATCGGCTTCTGGGCGATCGCGGGCGGCAACGCCGACTTCTCGCGCGTCGTCGTGTTCGAGACTCCGGGCGACAAGGCGCTGCTGCTCAGCATCTCGACCGCGACCAGCCTGGCCTTCTTCGCCATGGTCGGCTTCGAGGACAGCGTCAACATGGCCGAGGAGACCAAAGACCCGTCCCGGATCTTCCCCCGCGTCATGCTCACCGGCCTCGGGATCACCGCCGTCATCTACGTCCTGGTCTCCCTCTGCGCGGTCGCGGTGGTGCCGATCGGTCGGCTCGCCGACAACGAGACGCCGCTGGTCACCGTGGTCGAGACCGCGGCACCCGGGTTCCCGATCGGCTCGCTGCTCCCGTTCATCTCGATGTTCGCGGTCGCCAACTCGGCGCTCATCAACATGATGATGGCGAGCCGCCTCCTCTACGGCATGAGCAAGCAGGGCGTGCTACCCGGCTTCCTGTCGAAGGTGCACGCCCGCAACCGCACGCCGTGGGCCTCGATCCTGTTCACGACCGGGCTCAGCCTCCTGCTCATCGGCTACGTGTCGCTGTCGCCCGAGTCGCCCATCGTCGCCGTCCTCGGCGGCACCACGTCGCTCCTGCTGCTCGCGGTCTTCGCCGTCGTGAACCTCGTCGTCCTGCGCCTGCGGCCCGACCGCGTCGAGCACAGGCACTTCCGGGCCGGCCGCGTCCTGCCGGTCGTCGGGATCGTCGCCTGCCTCTGGCTCGTCCTCCCGTGGTCGTCCGGGCGCGGCATCGAGCAGTACGGCATCGCCGGCGCTCTCCTCGCGATCGGCGTCGTCCTGTGGGCGGTCACCTTCGTCGTGCGTCGTTCGTCCGGGCACGGCTCCCCAGCCGAGGAGGTCCCCGCCGAGCTCGATCACGGCCGCTGA
- a CDS encoding RecQ family ATP-dependent DNA helicase, which yields MTTTTPTDLDAEALGLLRALTGRDDAVFHDGQLEAIRALVDDRRRALVVQRTGWGKSAVYFIATLLLRRRGAGPTLLVSPLLALMRDQVAAAARAGVRAAALNSANAHEWADVQQQISRGEVDVLLVSPERLNNPRFRDEQLPELVRTMGMLVVDEAHCISDWGHDFRPDYRRLADLIRTLPHEIPVLATTATANERVVADVEEQLGAGSPVLTIRGSLARASLRLGVLTLPTSRERLGWLLSHLADLPGSGIIYTLTVSAADDTARLLREAGHEVAAYSGRTDPDERERLEQRLKTNDLKALVATSALGMGFDKPDLGFVVHLGAPSSPVAYYQQIGRAGRATDNADVLLLPGREDAEIWQYFATASMPSEKRADAVLAELNDTPFSTPALEARVDLKRTPLELMLKVLDVDGAVQRVQGGWVSTGKAWEYDRERYERIAMARVAEQDAMLRYESSATCRMQLLQAELDDPAAAPCGRCDVCAGAWYPSEVRAEASGLATAALDRVGVELEPRAQWPTGADRVGLSLKGKIPADQRVESGRALARLTDLGWGTALREVFAAGAPDVPLSKGLLDGCVRVLKEWPWAERPTAVVAMPSASRPRLVASLAEALSTVGRLELLPPLTRARRGAGDDEAVAPGAPRTTANSVYRLAAVADAFDVGPELAAALAQQRGPVLLVDDFVDSRWSVTAAGRALRRAGADAVLPFALALVG from the coding sequence ATGACGACGACCACCCCCACCGATCTCGATGCCGAAGCGCTCGGCCTCCTGCGGGCGCTGACCGGGCGCGACGACGCCGTGTTCCACGACGGGCAGCTCGAGGCGATCCGCGCGCTCGTCGACGACCGGCGCCGGGCGCTCGTCGTGCAGCGCACCGGCTGGGGCAAGTCGGCCGTCTACTTCATCGCCACGCTGCTCCTCCGACGACGCGGTGCGGGGCCCACCCTGCTCGTCAGCCCGCTCCTCGCCCTCATGCGCGACCAGGTCGCAGCGGCCGCCCGAGCCGGTGTGCGCGCCGCGGCGCTCAACTCCGCGAACGCCCACGAGTGGGCCGACGTGCAGCAGCAGATCTCCCGGGGCGAGGTCGACGTCCTGCTCGTCTCGCCCGAGCGGCTCAACAACCCGCGGTTCCGCGACGAGCAGCTGCCCGAGCTCGTCCGCACGATGGGCATGCTCGTCGTCGACGAGGCGCACTGCATCTCCGACTGGGGTCACGACTTCCGGCCCGACTACCGTCGTCTCGCCGACCTCATCCGTACGCTCCCGCACGAGATCCCCGTCCTCGCGACGACGGCGACCGCGAACGAGCGCGTGGTGGCCGACGTCGAGGAGCAGCTCGGTGCAGGCTCCCCCGTGCTCACGATCCGAGGCAGTCTCGCCCGCGCGTCGCTCCGCCTCGGCGTCCTGACCCTGCCGACCAGCCGCGAGCGCCTCGGCTGGCTGCTGTCCCACCTCGCCGACCTGCCCGGCAGCGGCATCATCTACACGCTGACCGTCTCCGCCGCCGACGACACGGCGAGGCTCCTCCGCGAGGCCGGCCACGAGGTCGCCGCCTACTCGGGCCGCACCGACCCCGACGAGCGCGAGCGCCTCGAGCAGCGCCTCAAGACGAACGACCTCAAGGCCCTCGTCGCGACGAGCGCCCTCGGCATGGGGTTCGACAAGCCCGACCTGGGGTTCGTCGTGCACCTCGGTGCGCCCTCGTCGCCGGTGGCGTACTACCAGCAGATCGGCCGCGCCGGCCGTGCGACCGACAACGCCGACGTCCTGCTCCTGCCCGGTCGCGAAGACGCCGAGATCTGGCAGTACTTCGCCACCGCGTCGATGCCGTCCGAGAAGCGGGCCGACGCCGTCCTCGCCGAGCTGAACGACACCCCGTTCTCAACACCAGCCCTCGAGGCCCGCGTCGACCTGAAGCGCACCCCGCTCGAGCTGATGCTCAAGGTGCTCGACGTCGACGGCGCCGTCCAGCGCGTCCAGGGCGGCTGGGTGTCGACGGGCAAGGCGTGGGAGTACGACCGCGAGCGCTACGAGCGGATCGCAATGGCGCGGGTCGCCGAGCAAGACGCCATGCTCCGCTACGAGTCGTCGGCCACCTGCCGGATGCAGCTCCTCCAGGCCGAGCTCGACGATCCTGCCGCGGCTCCCTGCGGGCGGTGCGACGTCTGCGCCGGCGCCTGGTACCCCTCCGAGGTGCGGGCCGAGGCCTCGGGCCTCGCGACCGCCGCACTCGACCGCGTCGGCGTCGAGCTGGAGCCCCGGGCGCAGTGGCCCACCGGCGCCGACCGGGTCGGGCTGTCGCTCAAGGGCAAGATCCCGGCCGACCAGCGCGTCGAGTCCGGCCGCGCCCTGGCCCGGCTCACCGATCTCGGCTGGGGCACCGCCCTCCGCGAGGTCTTCGCCGCTGGCGCCCCCGACGTCCCGCTGTCGAAGGGTCTCCTCGACGGCTGCGTGCGGGTCCTCAAGGAGTGGCCGTGGGCCGAGCGTCCCACCGCGGTCGTCGCGATGCCGTCGGCCTCCCGGCCCCGGCTCGTCGCGTCGCTGGCCGAGGCGCTGAGCACCGTGGGCCGGCTCGAGCTGCTGCCGCCGCTGACCCGGGCCCGACGAGGCGCGGGCGACGACGAGGCCGTGGCTCCGGGCGCTCCGCGCACCACCGCGAACTCCGTCTACCGCCTCGCCGCGGTCGCCGACGCGTTCGACGTCGGTCCCGAGCTCGCCGCCGCGCTGGCGCAGCAGCGCGGCCCGGTCCTGCTCGTCGACGACTTCGTCGACAGCCGTTGGAGTGTCACCGCGGCCGGACGAGCCCTCCGTCGGGCCGGCGCCGACGCCGTCCTGCCCTTCGCCCTGGCCCTGGTCGGCTAG